In Luteimonas sp. MC1750, the following proteins share a genomic window:
- a CDS encoding NAD(P)/FAD-dependent oxidoreductase, translating to MGTTDDVIIIGGGHNGLVCAAYLAGAGLKVRVLERRGIVGGAAVTEEFHPGFRNSVASYTVSLLNPRVIADLRLAGHGLRVVERPYSNFLPLPDGRAFRLGGDHGLAEVARWSARDAERLPQYYAMLERVVAVLRELTLLTPPNVSDGFVLADWLASATVARRLGRLDMRGRRDLLELFTRSAGDLLDHWFESGPLKAALGWDSVVGNFASPYTPGSAYVLLHHVFGEVNGKPGAWGHAIGGMGAITQAMAAECAARGVVVETGAEVAQVLVEGGRAVGVALADGRALRAKAVAGNINPKLLYTALVPREHLDEDTAQRFARYRCGSGTFRMNVALSELPDFTAAPGTALQPHHQSGILVGHSLRYFEQAYFDAKSKEHNAGWARAPIVELVISSTLDDTLAPPGQHVASLFCQHVHPDVDGGWDAHRDTVARLMIDTVDAVAPNFRASVLGYEALSPLDLERRFGLVGGDIFHGALGLDQLFSARPVLGQGNYRGALPGLYLCGSGTHPGGGVTGLPGRNAAREIARDFGRRLPVGT from the coding sequence GTGGGCACCACCGACGACGTCATCATCATCGGCGGCGGCCACAACGGCCTGGTCTGCGCCGCCTACCTGGCCGGTGCCGGACTGAAGGTGCGGGTGCTCGAGCGCCGCGGCATCGTGGGCGGCGCGGCGGTGACCGAGGAGTTCCATCCCGGCTTCCGCAACTCGGTCGCCAGTTACACGGTGAGCCTGCTCAACCCGCGCGTGATCGCCGACCTGCGCCTGGCCGGACATGGCCTGCGCGTGGTCGAGCGGCCGTACTCGAACTTCCTGCCGCTGCCCGATGGCCGCGCCTTCCGGCTCGGCGGCGACCATGGCCTGGCCGAAGTCGCGCGCTGGTCGGCCCGCGACGCCGAGCGCCTGCCCCAGTACTACGCGATGCTGGAGCGCGTGGTCGCCGTGCTGCGCGAGCTGACCCTGCTGACGCCACCCAACGTGTCCGACGGCTTTGTGCTGGCCGACTGGCTGGCCTCGGCCACCGTCGCGCGGCGGCTCGGGCGGCTCGACATGCGCGGGCGGCGCGACCTGCTGGAGCTGTTCACCAGGTCCGCGGGCGACCTGCTCGACCACTGGTTCGAATCCGGGCCACTGAAGGCCGCCCTGGGCTGGGATTCGGTGGTCGGCAACTTCGCCAGCCCGTACACGCCGGGCTCGGCCTATGTCCTGCTGCACCACGTGTTCGGCGAGGTCAACGGCAAGCCCGGCGCCTGGGGCCACGCCATCGGCGGCATGGGCGCGATCACCCAGGCCATGGCCGCCGAGTGCGCGGCCCGCGGGGTGGTGGTCGAGACCGGCGCCGAGGTCGCGCAGGTGCTGGTGGAAGGCGGCCGCGCCGTGGGCGTGGCGCTGGCCGACGGCCGCGCGCTGCGCGCGAAGGCGGTGGCGGGCAACATCAATCCGAAGCTGCTCTACACCGCGCTGGTCCCGCGCGAGCACCTCGACGAGGACACCGCGCAGCGCTTCGCGCGCTACCGCTGCGGCTCCGGCACCTTCCGCATGAACGTGGCGCTGTCCGAGCTCCCCGACTTCACCGCGGCGCCGGGCACGGCGCTGCAGCCGCACCACCAGAGCGGGATCCTGGTCGGGCACTCGCTGCGCTATTTCGAGCAGGCCTATTTCGATGCGAAGTCCAAGGAGCACAACGCCGGATGGGCGCGCGCGCCGATCGTCGAACTGGTCATTTCCTCGACCCTCGACGACACCCTGGCGCCGCCCGGCCAGCACGTTGCCAGCCTGTTCTGCCAGCACGTGCACCCGGACGTCGACGGCGGCTGGGACGCGCACCGGGACACCGTGGCGCGGCTGATGATCGACACCGTCGACGCGGTCGCGCCCAACTTCCGCGCCAGCGTGCTCGGCTACGAGGCGCTGTCGCCGCTCGACCTGGAGCGGCGTTTCGGCCTGGTCGGGGGCGACATCTTCCATGGCGCCCTGGGGCTGGACCAGCTGTTCTCGGCCCGCCCGGTGCTGGGCCAGGGCAACTATCGCGGCGCGCTCCCGGGCCTCTACCTGTGCGGCTCGGGCACCCATCCCGGTGGCGGCGTGACCGGATTGCCGGGGCGCAACGCGGCCCGCGAGATCGCGCGCGACTTCGGGCGCAGGCTGCCCGTCGGCACTTGA
- the glnE gene encoding bifunctional [glutamate--ammonia ligase]-adenylyl-L-tyrosine phosphorylase/[glutamate--ammonia-ligase] adenylyltransferase yields the protein MSPTPDPVDAAALSSDLDAHVSRLLERLPADAVARAGDALRRVAEASDFALEVFARQPAALEALVDDPSAMPAPPQLDPAAPDDWPGQLRRWRTACSARMVWRDVEGLDEVGATLAGSTRLAEDCLQLALAALEGGFAVRHGHVRDASGAPVRLVVFALGKLGGGELNFSSDIDLVYAYEAAGDSDGPRPLAAEEYFARLGRALAKLLDEPTVDGFCHRVDLRLRPFGNAGRVALSFAAMEQYFQREGRDWERYAWQKARPVAGDLEAGERFLASLRPFVYRRYLDYGALAGLREMKAAIAAEVARQELADDIKRGAGGIREIEFLVQALQLVRGGREPALRGRRLLPMLEALRVARQVEAGAAGELAASYLFLRRVENRLQMLRDAQTHVLPDAPLDRLRIARGLGHGDWGAFLASLAPVRARVAAEFGALLAQRDDAHAGVSSDVASYWRALPEGGDAGVLAAAGFGDPGEVDAALRDFARSPSVRDLSDAARARLDRVMPVMLQASAPADRPLQAVRRLLALLHNILRRASYLALLDEQPAALSRLTDLVTRSAFLAERVAAHPLLLDELLDLRVEGPMPGRGQIEAACAAALQRDDIEGALFALNETRQALSFRVALATLDGRLAAVDSARQLAWLADGVVAAVVELARREMQAAHGLVPDAPFAVIGYGSLGGEELGIGSDLDLVFLYDAPGDAQSDGPRPLEAQRWFARLAQKIVLLLGTTTGAGRLYEVDVRLRPDGGSGLLVSSLAAYGEYQRERAWTWEHQALVRARCVAGDAGLGAAFEAVRAAALARPRDVATLAADVSGMRARMRASLDRGDAAMFDLKQGEGGLVDLEFLLQALVLGGAAGQPRLLQPRATPALLEACRDIGRLDAACADALCAAHARLVALGLERTLDRRARLVPVDSEGLDAARVAIRAAFAAAGLAPAAGITPLD from the coding sequence ATGAGCCCGACCCCGGATCCTGTCGACGCCGCCGCGCTGTCGAGTGACCTCGACGCCCACGTGTCCCGCCTGCTGGAGCGCCTGCCCGCCGACGCGGTCGCGCGGGCTGGAGACGCGCTGCGCCGGGTCGCCGAGGCCAGCGATTTCGCGCTGGAGGTCTTCGCCCGCCAGCCGGCGGCGCTGGAGGCCCTGGTCGACGACCCGTCGGCGATGCCGGCCCCGCCGCAGCTCGATCCGGCGGCGCCGGACGACTGGCCGGGGCAGCTGCGCCGCTGGCGCACCGCCTGCTCGGCACGCATGGTCTGGCGGGACGTCGAAGGCCTGGACGAGGTCGGCGCCACCCTGGCCGGCAGCACCCGGCTGGCGGAGGACTGCTTGCAGCTGGCGCTGGCGGCGCTGGAGGGCGGGTTCGCCGTGCGCCACGGTCACGTCCGCGACGCCAGCGGCGCGCCCGTCCGCCTGGTGGTGTTCGCGCTCGGCAAGCTGGGCGGCGGCGAGCTCAACTTCAGCTCCGACATCGACCTGGTCTACGCCTACGAGGCCGCCGGCGACAGCGACGGGCCGCGGCCGCTGGCCGCCGAGGAGTACTTCGCGCGCCTGGGCCGGGCGCTGGCCAAGCTGCTCGACGAGCCCACGGTCGACGGCTTCTGCCACCGGGTCGACCTGCGCCTGCGGCCCTTCGGCAACGCCGGCCGGGTGGCGCTGAGCTTCGCGGCGATGGAGCAGTACTTCCAGCGCGAGGGCCGGGACTGGGAGCGGTACGCCTGGCAGAAGGCGCGCCCGGTGGCCGGCGACCTCGAGGCCGGCGAGCGCTTCCTCGCCTCGCTGCGGCCGTTCGTCTACCGCCGCTACCTGGACTACGGGGCGCTGGCCGGCCTGCGCGAGATGAAGGCGGCGATTGCCGCCGAGGTCGCGCGCCAGGAGCTGGCCGACGACATCAAGCGCGGGGCCGGCGGCATCCGCGAGATCGAGTTCCTGGTGCAGGCCCTGCAGCTGGTCCGCGGCGGACGCGAGCCCGCGCTGCGCGGCCGCCGGCTGCTGCCGATGCTCGAGGCGCTGCGCGTCGCGCGGCAGGTCGAGGCCGGCGCCGCCGGCGAGCTGGCGGCGTCCTACCTGTTCCTGCGCCGGGTCGAGAACCGCCTGCAGATGCTGCGTGACGCGCAGACCCATGTCCTGCCCGACGCGCCGCTCGACCGCCTGCGCATCGCCCGCGGCCTGGGCCATGGCGACTGGGGTGCGTTCCTCGCCAGCCTGGCGCCGGTGCGCGCGCGGGTGGCCGCGGAGTTCGGGGCCCTGCTGGCGCAGCGTGACGACGCCCATGCCGGCGTGAGCAGCGACGTCGCCAGCTACTGGCGCGCGCTGCCCGAGGGCGGCGACGCCGGCGTGCTGGCCGCGGCCGGCTTCGGCGACCCGGGCGAGGTCGACGCCGCGCTGCGCGACTTCGCCCGCTCGCCCAGCGTGCGCGACCTGTCGGACGCCGCGCGCGCCCGGCTCGACCGGGTCATGCCGGTGATGCTGCAGGCCAGCGCGCCGGCCGACCGTCCGCTGCAGGCGGTGCGCCGGCTGCTGGCACTGCTGCACAACATCCTGCGGCGTGCGAGCTACCTGGCCCTGCTCGACGAGCAGCCGGCGGCCCTGTCGCGCCTGACCGACCTGGTCACCCGCAGCGCCTTCCTCGCCGAGCGCGTCGCGGCGCATCCGCTGCTGCTCGACGAACTGCTCGACCTGCGCGTGGAGGGCCCGATGCCCGGGCGCGGGCAGATCGAGGCGGCCTGCGCCGCGGCGCTGCAGCGCGACGACATCGAGGGCGCGCTGTTCGCGCTCAACGAGACCCGCCAGGCGCTGAGCTTCCGCGTCGCGCTGGCCACGCTCGACGGCCGCCTCGCCGCGGTCGACAGTGCGCGCCAGCTGGCCTGGCTGGCCGACGGCGTGGTCGCCGCGGTGGTCGAGCTGGCGCGGCGCGAGATGCAGGCCGCGCACGGCCTGGTGCCCGATGCGCCGTTCGCGGTGATCGGCTACGGCAGCCTGGGCGGCGAGGAGCTGGGCATCGGCTCCGACCTCGACCTGGTGTTCCTGTACGACGCGCCGGGCGACGCGCAGTCCGACGGGCCGCGGCCGCTGGAGGCGCAGCGCTGGTTCGCGCGCCTGGCGCAGAAGATCGTGCTGCTGCTCGGCACGACCACCGGTGCCGGACGGCTGTACGAGGTCGACGTGCGCCTGCGCCCGGATGGCGGCAGCGGACTGCTGGTGTCGTCGCTCGCGGCCTACGGCGAGTACCAGCGCGAGCGCGCCTGGACCTGGGAGCACCAGGCGCTGGTGCGCGCGCGCTGCGTGGCCGGCGACGCCGGCCTGGGTGCCGCGTTCGAGGCGGTGCGCGCGGCGGCGCTGGCGCGCCCGCGCGATGTGGCGACGCTGGCGGCCGACGTCTCGGGCATGCGTGCGCGGATGCGCGCGAGCCTGGACCGCGGGGACGCCGCGATGTTCGACCTCAAGCAGGGCGAGGGCGGCCTGGTCGACCTGGAATTCCTGCTGCAGGCCCTGGTGCTGGGTGGCGCGGCCGGGCAGCCGCGTCTGCTGCAGCCGCGGGCCACGCCGGCGCTGCTGGAGGCGTGCCGGGACATCGGGCGGCTGGATGCAGCCTGCGCCGACGCGCTGTGCGCGGCCCACGCGCGGCTGGTGGCCTTGGGGCTGGAGCGCACGCTCGACCGGCGCGCGCGCCTGGTGCCGGTGGACAGCGAGGGCCTGGACGCGGCACGCGTGGCGATCCGCGCTGCGTTCGCGGCGGCGGGCCTCGCGCCCGCCGCGGGCATCACGCCGCTGGACTAG